In one window of Tumebacillus algifaecis DNA:
- a CDS encoding efflux RND transporter permease subunit: protein MSGITKLSLKHTVAVSILCVLILIGGLFSTSQIKIETFPDVTFPGLLVQAIYPGEAAADVEKEITNPIEKSLLAMQGTDGITSNSAENASTIFISYPFGTDMTDMTSKVEEAIAKIKLPDRADVNVIRMSGNSMPVYQVAVSGSNATELQNLFEKSVMPELKQINGVANAALKGAQVTELQVVVDQDKAQAHGLTLAAIKDGIQAKEYSLPLGNVESAGNSIPVRLTGDLNSVDELKKLKLAAGQSASVPQGIPGQTPNLQGGQGQTAVQTAPVLLQDVATISEVTTQSEITRFNGQPSLTIEVQKTQDANTAEVVTKVKDVLSKWQAEKDLTFHVIFDQGAEVEKSVSALIREGLLGAMFTVLIILLFLRSVRATLISILSLPLSIMGTIFVLNQFGYTLNIMTLGGLAVAIGRIVDDSIVVIENIYRWRQEKGDTMSGKALAYHATKEVTGAVASSTFATVVVFAPLALVSGIIGEFFRPFAIAVVTSILFSLLVSLVLIPVLGSTFFKKIKLEHKEGKITQGFEKLLRASLRKKGLVISLTVVLLVGSLAMIPVLGVSFLPQGEGKQIQATMKLPNGTSLERTDEVAKKVEAYLKDQKGIEYSQVSISSGTSLNLHEMGSTPNEANFTIHLQDDVSLSDMIDTTKKELTALVQEVEKNAEITVKESQDQGGPPSGNNINIQLYGQDLTALGKAATQVEEALKQNPDLKDVTNNMNEQRPKWGITLNKAGEDAGVSGYVLMAAVSEQLRPVAVGNYELGGKTWEVTLKYSEAITTQEQLAAVKLPTAAGVKTLGEIADIKVEETPVAIPHQDGKVYASLTANIKGSDTAKVTNAVLADLDMMTLPDGVTHETGGGLEMITEGFTDLGMAMVAAVFLVFLILSITFGGLKTPLVILSSLLFVPIGALGSLLITGEPLSMSGMIGLLMLIGIVVTNAVVLLDRVEKNRDAGVEMTEAVVEAAKTRLRPIVMTALATIFALLPLSLSQEQAGLISKGLALTVIGGLTTSTFLTLLFVPVLYSMVTKKRKPRIEEF, encoded by the coding sequence ATGAGTGGAATTACCAAACTCAGTTTGAAACATACGGTCGCCGTCAGCATCCTCTGTGTGCTGATTCTGATCGGCGGGCTGTTCTCGACCAGCCAAATCAAAATCGAAACCTTCCCCGACGTCACCTTCCCAGGCTTGCTCGTGCAAGCGATCTATCCTGGCGAAGCGGCGGCCGACGTGGAAAAGGAAATCACCAACCCGATCGAAAAGTCGCTCCTCGCCATGCAGGGGACCGACGGGATCACCTCCAATTCAGCCGAAAACGCATCGACCATCTTTATCTCCTACCCGTTCGGTACCGATATGACCGACATGACGAGCAAGGTGGAAGAGGCGATCGCCAAAATCAAACTGCCCGATCGCGCGGATGTCAACGTCATCCGCATGTCGGGCAACTCGATGCCCGTCTACCAAGTGGCAGTCTCTGGCTCCAACGCGACCGAGCTGCAAAACTTGTTCGAAAAAAGCGTGATGCCCGAACTCAAACAGATCAATGGCGTTGCTAATGCCGCGCTCAAAGGCGCTCAGGTCACCGAACTGCAAGTGGTGGTTGACCAAGACAAAGCCCAAGCGCACGGCCTAACGCTTGCCGCTATCAAAGATGGGATCCAAGCCAAAGAGTACTCGCTCCCGCTCGGCAATGTAGAGAGCGCTGGCAACTCGATCCCCGTGCGCCTGACTGGCGACCTCAACAGTGTCGATGAGTTAAAAAAACTCAAGCTCGCCGCAGGTCAATCTGCGTCCGTACCGCAAGGAATTCCCGGTCAAACACCGAATCTGCAGGGCGGTCAAGGACAAACTGCCGTGCAGACGGCGCCGGTACTACTACAAGATGTGGCCACCATCTCCGAAGTGACCACCCAATCGGAAATCACGCGCTTCAACGGCCAGCCCTCGCTGACCATCGAAGTGCAAAAGACGCAAGACGCCAACACTGCCGAAGTGGTCACCAAAGTCAAAGATGTTCTGAGCAAATGGCAAGCGGAGAAAGATCTCACCTTCCATGTCATCTTTGACCAAGGGGCGGAAGTGGAAAAATCGGTCTCTGCGCTGATCCGTGAAGGTCTGCTCGGCGCCATGTTCACCGTCCTGATCATCTTGCTCTTCCTGCGCAGTGTGCGGGCGACACTGATCTCGATTCTGTCCCTGCCGCTGTCAATCATGGGTACGATCTTCGTGCTCAACCAGTTCGGCTACACGCTGAACATCATGACGCTCGGCGGTTTGGCTGTCGCGATCGGCCGCATCGTCGATGACTCGATCGTCGTCATCGAAAACATCTACCGCTGGCGTCAGGAAAAAGGCGACACGATGAGCGGCAAAGCGCTCGCTTACCACGCGACCAAAGAAGTAACTGGCGCCGTCGCTTCCTCGACGTTTGCCACGGTGGTCGTGTTCGCACCGCTCGCCTTGGTGTCTGGCATCATCGGCGAATTTTTCCGCCCGTTCGCCATCGCCGTCGTCACCTCGATTCTCTTCTCGTTGCTCGTCTCGCTGGTCTTGATCCCAGTGCTCGGGAGCACGTTCTTCAAAAAGATCAAGCTGGAGCATAAAGAAGGCAAGATCACGCAAGGGTTTGAAAAACTGCTTCGCGCTTCCCTGCGCAAAAAAGGTCTCGTCATCAGCCTGACCGTCGTTCTGCTGGTCGGCTCGCTGGCGATGATTCCAGTGCTCGGCGTCTCCTTCCTGCCGCAAGGAGAAGGCAAGCAGATCCAAGCGACGATGAAGCTTCCGAACGGCACCTCGCTGGAACGCACCGATGAGGTCGCCAAGAAGGTCGAAGCTTACCTGAAAGACCAAAAAGGCATCGAGTACAGCCAAGTCTCGATCTCCTCAGGCACGTCGCTCAATCTCCACGAAATGGGCAGCACGCCGAACGAAGCAAACTTTACGATCCATCTGCAAGATGACGTGTCCTTGTCTGACATGATCGATACGACGAAAAAAGAGTTGACCGCACTGGTCCAAGAAGTTGAGAAAAACGCTGAAATCACCGTCAAGGAAAGCCAAGACCAAGGCGGCCCACCGTCTGGGAACAACATCAACATTCAACTGTATGGGCAAGACTTGACGGCGCTTGGCAAAGCGGCGACTCAAGTCGAAGAAGCGCTGAAACAAAACCCGGATTTGAAAGATGTCACCAACAACATGAACGAACAGCGCCCAAAATGGGGCATCACGTTGAACAAAGCGGGTGAAGACGCAGGAGTCAGCGGATATGTGCTGATGGCGGCCGTCTCCGAACAACTGCGCCCCGTCGCAGTCGGCAACTACGAATTGGGTGGCAAGACCTGGGAGGTCACCTTGAAATATTCGGAGGCGATCACGACCCAAGAGCAGTTGGCAGCCGTCAAACTGCCGACCGCAGCAGGTGTGAAAACGCTGGGCGAAATCGCCGACATCAAGGTCGAAGAAACTCCGGTCGCCATCCCGCATCAAGATGGCAAAGTGTATGCGAGCCTCACCGCCAACATCAAAGGCTCCGACACAGCAAAAGTGACCAACGCTGTGTTGGCCGACCTCGACATGATGACCTTGCCGGATGGGGTCACCCATGAGACGGGTGGCGGACTGGAAATGATCACCGAAGGCTTTACCGATCTAGGCATGGCGATGGTTGCAGCCGTCTTCCTCGTCTTCCTGATCTTGAGCATCACCTTTGGCGGCTTGAAAACGCCGCTGGTCATTCTGTCCTCGCTCCTGTTCGTGCCAATCGGTGCCCTCGGTTCCCTGCTCATCACTGGCGAACCGCTGTCGATGAGCGGCATGATCGGTCTGCTCATGCTGATCGGGATCGTCGTCACCAACGCGGTCGTCCTGCTTGACCGCGTCGAGAAAAACCGTGATGCAGGCGTAGAAATGACCGAAGCGGTCGTCGAAGCGGCCAAAACGCGCCTGCGTCCGATCGTGATGACGGCGCTGGCTACCATCTTCGCGCTGCTTCCGCTCAGCCTGTCGCAAGAACAGGCGGGTCTGATCTCGAAAGGTCTGGCCCTCACCGTCATCGGTGGCTTGACCACCTCCACCTTCCTCACCCTGCTGTTCGTGCCTGTCCTGTACAGCATGGTGACGAAAAAACGCAAACCGCGCATCGAAGAGTTTTAA
- a CDS encoding LysR family transcriptional regulator: MTLLQFQVFVTVIESKSFTKASEQLGLSQSAVSQTISALEGTLGVMLLNRSRSGITPTKIGEHMLMHVREILRRTMLIKQEADALRGLEVGTLRIGSIPGIASKLLPKIIGTYASRFPGIELIVSEGSQEEVTNWVFHSVVDLGLLPLPIEGVGSFPLIQDHLQVFLTPHHPLQQQASLSIEQLANEPLILPKYSCVGQVREQFAAVGLVPQVLFEVRDTATILAMVQEGIGVAVLPELSIPTSLHPTPALPLLPASPRTLGLVTRCIQTVSPAASKFVIHAQEYVKQDCPHLLAV; this comes from the coding sequence GTGACGCTGTTGCAATTTCAGGTGTTTGTGACGGTGATCGAATCGAAGAGCTTTACCAAAGCGAGCGAGCAGTTGGGGCTTTCGCAGTCGGCCGTTTCACAGACGATCTCTGCGTTGGAAGGAACGCTTGGCGTAATGTTGCTCAATCGGAGTCGCAGTGGGATCACACCGACCAAAATCGGAGAGCATATGTTGATGCATGTCCGGGAGATTTTACGTCGAACGATGTTAATTAAACAAGAAGCGGACGCCTTGCGGGGACTGGAGGTCGGGACACTGCGCATCGGGTCGATCCCTGGCATCGCGTCCAAGCTCCTGCCAAAGATCATCGGGACGTATGCAAGCCGTTTTCCGGGGATTGAACTGATCGTGTCGGAAGGCAGCCAAGAGGAGGTCACCAACTGGGTCTTCCATTCGGTCGTCGATTTGGGCCTGCTTCCACTGCCGATCGAAGGGGTGGGCAGCTTCCCTTTGATCCAAGACCACCTACAAGTGTTCCTGACACCACACCACCCTTTGCAACAGCAAGCGTCACTGAGCATCGAGCAGTTGGCAAACGAACCACTCATCCTCCCGAAGTACAGCTGTGTCGGGCAGGTTCGCGAACAGTTTGCGGCAGTCGGTCTGGTGCCACAGGTGTTGTTTGAAGTGCGTGATACGGCGACGATCCTCGCGATGGTACAAGAAGGCATCGGCGTGGCGGTGTTGCCCGAATTGAGCATTCCGACTAGTTTGCACCCAACGCCAGCTCTGCCGTTGCTGCCCGCTAGCCCACGTACGCTGGGGCTTGTCACGCGCTGTATTCAGACGGTGTCTCCTGCGGCTTCCAAGTTTGTCATCCATGCACAGGAGTACGTAAAGCAAGACTGTCCGCATCTACTTGCGGTGTAA
- a CDS encoding sensor histidine kinase: MIKSLYLRIVLTFIGVVLVSLIATFFISLYLFQTEALEMVQEDMTKVGKQVIRLFDTQSPKDVDSFFRNMSVLNDYWLVLYHEQGGKRFFAPYPTKDRPEIDQSVVSKVLQGGVYRSSLEGKVNFEKILVGMPLQIDGKRYALFVQPASGKQAQEAHYYLLIVLSTILGIGSLLILVSSRLLVRPLKQMTTATNRLATGDFDVRIKYRRKDELGTLANSFNHMAQELQQLEQMRQDFVSNVSHEIQSPLTSIRGFSKALQDGELSPEDQKRYLQIISDESERISRLSENLLRLASLESEHYPFHPIPCRLDESIRQAVIAAEPQWSAKELNIELLLHPVTLPVDVDQLSQVWTNLLANAIKYTPPGGTIRIELRLQENAVTVAFSDTGSGISAADLSKIFERFYKADKSRDRALGGNGLGLAIVKKIIAIHGGKISVKSQLEIGTTFEIDFPRI, from the coding sequence ATGATCAAGTCGCTCTACCTGCGCATCGTGCTCACGTTCATCGGGGTCGTGCTCGTCAGTCTGATCGCTACCTTCTTCATCTCCCTCTACCTGTTCCAAACTGAAGCGCTCGAAATGGTGCAAGAAGACATGACCAAAGTCGGCAAACAGGTGATCCGCCTCTTTGATACGCAAAGCCCAAAAGATGTAGACTCGTTCTTCCGCAACATGTCTGTGCTCAACGACTATTGGCTCGTGCTCTACCACGAACAGGGCGGCAAGCGTTTCTTCGCCCCTTACCCGACCAAAGATCGACCCGAAATCGACCAAAGTGTGGTCAGCAAAGTGCTGCAAGGCGGCGTATATCGCAGTTCGCTGGAGGGCAAAGTGAATTTCGAGAAAATTTTGGTCGGAATGCCGCTGCAAATCGACGGTAAGCGTTACGCCCTGTTTGTCCAGCCCGCTTCTGGCAAACAGGCGCAGGAGGCGCACTACTACCTACTCATCGTGCTGTCGACCATTCTCGGCATCGGCTCGTTGCTCATCTTGGTCTCGTCGCGCTTGCTCGTCCGCCCGCTCAAACAGATGACGACTGCGACGAACCGGCTCGCCACTGGCGATTTTGATGTGCGCATCAAGTATCGGCGCAAAGACGAACTCGGCACGTTGGCCAATAGTTTCAACCACATGGCACAAGAGTTACAACAGCTTGAACAAATGCGCCAAGACTTCGTCTCCAACGTCTCGCATGAGATCCAATCGCCGCTGACTTCGATTCGCGGTTTTTCCAAAGCGCTGCAAGATGGTGAGCTGTCACCAGAAGACCAAAAGCGTTACCTGCAGATCATTTCCGATGAGAGCGAGCGCATCTCGCGCCTCAGTGAAAATCTGCTCCGCCTCGCCTCTTTGGAATCGGAGCACTATCCGTTCCACCCGATACCGTGCCGACTCGATGAAAGCATCCGCCAAGCGGTGATCGCGGCCGAGCCGCAATGGTCCGCCAAAGAACTGAACATCGAACTGCTCCTGCATCCTGTGACGCTTCCCGTCGATGTCGATCAGCTCAGCCAAGTCTGGACCAACCTGCTCGCCAACGCGATCAAATACACCCCGCCCGGCGGTACGATCCGCATCGAGTTGCGCCTGCAAGAAAACGCCGTCACCGTCGCTTTTTCCGACACGGGAAGCGGAATCTCCGCCGCCGATCTGTCCAAAATCTTCGAACGCTTCTATAAGGCTGATAAATCGCGCGACCGCGCGCTCGGTGGGAATGGTCTGGGTCTTGCCATCGTCAAAAAAATCATTGCGATCCACGGCGGCAAGATCAGCGTCAAAAGCCAACTGGAGATCGGCACCACGTTCGAGATCGACTTCCCACGAATTTGA
- a CDS encoding B12-binding domain-containing radical SAM protein gives MSTLLLYPPITDPTSGYHSLIYLETYARQQGFQEIDIIDTNIEAFLYTMTPNQIEQIKQHIRMRREQLESQVNLDAAEQMELLHLWKSEHFNFDSLQTAVATLRDERAFYDYFQYRPAAELLSNWLNVLSVLGYPGQFAGFSLSIRSQFNLMSSNDMSDHEITKRVTQPFVPYYQEILFPHIRDKGYKTIGINVTYCAQLPFALALGRMIRAEFPETIILYGGTEVADVWKYLTHKSEFFTIFDVADACVVGEGESAFTSLLRMVEEGGNFSPLANTLFHPKHELAAPEELIVYQPIHDLPTPDYSKLNWDLYLSPHPYVYYSPSRGCYWNKCTFCDYGLNFDSPTSPWRQTPLDKIVEDLRVLSRQYKHIYFSVDVLAPALLLKLAERLLEEKIEIRWGAEIRLEEYWSPERCKLLKASGCTDISVGFESGNQRILNLINKGTQVMKIQETIQNFYDANIGVQVMGFTGFPTETLEDGLESVQFLHEHIEKWTFGGLGTFVLTPGAIVAKEPARFDLHNVGPYQGEDIVRQLHFENPSGQSLADQDTLNEAKKKLVKNHFDRPWVGGIDTGHTMFYHDRYGTEIVRVLHEGDHTASVEEVYTLNGMIAEDIPHFPVEFLFSGGNLDDLHHVSTNKQKGLMHHEIQALLRERTLQRADSVTELRRYFIKNDGTPFPFPEAMIDFLTHFSSHRSLSDLLPQLPEELREVYRELWAHSVEHHFIRPLTQYDQQPIPTTHELTTS, from the coding sequence ATGAGCACACTCTTGTTATATCCACCGATCACTGATCCAACCTCAGGCTATCACAGCTTGATTTACCTAGAAACGTACGCCCGTCAACAAGGCTTCCAAGAAATTGACATCATCGATACGAACATCGAGGCGTTTTTATATACAATGACTCCCAACCAAATTGAACAGATCAAACAACACATCCGTATGCGACGCGAGCAATTGGAGTCTCAGGTGAACTTGGATGCGGCCGAACAGATGGAGCTTTTGCACCTGTGGAAGTCTGAACATTTCAACTTCGACAGCTTGCAAACTGCCGTAGCCACATTGCGGGATGAGCGTGCTTTCTACGATTATTTCCAATACCGTCCTGCTGCCGAACTACTCTCAAACTGGCTCAATGTTTTGTCTGTCCTCGGATATCCTGGGCAATTCGCAGGGTTTAGCCTCTCGATCCGTTCGCAATTCAATTTGATGAGTTCAAACGACATGAGTGATCATGAAATTACGAAACGCGTCACACAACCTTTTGTTCCCTACTATCAAGAAATACTCTTCCCGCACATCCGTGACAAAGGCTACAAAACGATCGGTATTAATGTAACGTACTGTGCACAGCTGCCCTTCGCACTCGCGCTCGGTCGCATGATCCGTGCAGAGTTCCCGGAAACTATCATCCTGTACGGCGGCACAGAGGTCGCCGATGTTTGGAAGTACCTCACTCACAAATCAGAGTTCTTCACCATCTTCGACGTAGCCGACGCCTGTGTTGTCGGTGAAGGGGAATCTGCCTTCACTAGCCTGCTTCGCATGGTTGAGGAGGGAGGAAATTTCAGCCCGCTCGCCAACACGTTGTTCCATCCGAAACATGAGCTGGCAGCCCCTGAAGAATTGATCGTGTACCAACCGATTCATGATTTGCCGACCCCGGACTATAGTAAGTTGAATTGGGATCTTTACCTGTCGCCTCACCCCTATGTCTACTACTCTCCATCACGGGGCTGTTATTGGAACAAATGCACCTTTTGTGACTATGGATTGAATTTCGATTCTCCGACCAGTCCTTGGCGTCAAACTCCCTTGGACAAAATCGTGGAAGACCTGAGAGTACTCTCCAGACAGTATAAGCACATCTATTTTTCAGTCGATGTACTTGCACCCGCCCTCTTGTTGAAGTTGGCCGAACGTCTGCTCGAAGAGAAGATTGAGATTCGCTGGGGTGCTGAGATTCGGTTGGAGGAATATTGGTCCCCCGAGCGATGCAAACTGCTGAAAGCAAGCGGGTGTACCGATATTTCTGTTGGATTTGAATCTGGCAATCAACGAATTTTGAATCTCATCAACAAAGGTACGCAAGTCATGAAAATTCAAGAAACCATTCAGAATTTCTACGATGCGAACATCGGGGTTCAGGTGATGGGTTTCACCGGTTTCCCTACTGAAACGCTCGAAGATGGCTTAGAGTCGGTTCAGTTTTTGCATGAGCATATTGAGAAGTGGACATTTGGCGGTTTAGGAACGTTTGTCTTAACACCTGGAGCGATCGTCGCCAAAGAACCTGCCCGTTTTGACCTACACAACGTCGGTCCTTACCAAGGGGAGGACATCGTCCGCCAACTGCATTTTGAAAATCCCTCCGGTCAGAGCCTAGCCGATCAGGACACGTTGAACGAAGCGAAGAAAAAGTTAGTAAAAAACCATTTTGATCGACCTTGGGTTGGGGGAATCGATACCGGACATACGATGTTTTACCATGATCGCTATGGAACAGAAATAGTCCGTGTCCTGCATGAAGGTGATCATACGGCCAGCGTGGAAGAGGTCTACACGCTTAACGGGATGATCGCGGAAGATATCCCGCATTTCCCGGTTGAGTTCCTGTTCAGTGGAGGCAATTTGGATGATCTGCACCACGTATCTACCAACAAACAAAAAGGCTTGATGCATCATGAAATTCAAGCTCTGCTCCGAGAGCGCACGTTACAGCGGGCAGACTCGGTGACTGAACTCCGCCGCTATTTCATCAAAAATGATGGGACCCCGTTCCCATTCCCAGAAGCGATGATCGATTTCTTGACGCATTTCTCGTCGCATCGATCGCTCAGCGATCTGCTGCCTCAATTGCCAGAGGAACTTCGAGAGGTGTACAGAGAGCTATGGGCGCATAGTGTGGAGCATCATTTTATCCGTCCGCTGACCCAGTACGATCAGCAACCGATCCCCACAACTCACGAGCTCACAACTTCCTAA
- a CDS encoding alpha/beta hydrolase, translating to MPAHEVTIPSTFPLQGTLNIPHHSSDLLPAILFLHGSGPIDRNSDAPGLPINLFKQLAEHAARIGFASLRYDKRGIGASGGDYHAAGMYDLVDDAVAAVRFLKNQPGIDPERIYVLGHSEGAILAPQLFEREAVKGLLLLSGIAESLKVTVARQNDMAFTELAKMSGWKGFLIRLFKVADKGRKDSDKTVAKLTNSTTDTIRIKGVKVNAKWFREHYAYDICNTLPHVSCPTLVVTGSKDIQVLPEHAETIASLVSGPSEWHLIPDLHHLLRKDAGEPSMLGLKATYKKAVQLPIDKELLDLINDWLQRQERAES from the coding sequence ATGCCCGCACATGAAGTGACCATACCTAGCACCTTTCCGCTTCAAGGCACGCTCAACATACCGCACCACAGCTCAGACCTGCTTCCCGCCATCCTCTTTCTGCACGGGTCCGGCCCGATCGACCGCAATTCGGATGCGCCAGGCCTGCCGATCAATTTGTTCAAACAGCTTGCTGAACACGCGGCCCGCATCGGATTTGCCTCGCTCCGCTATGACAAGCGCGGGATCGGCGCCAGCGGAGGCGATTACCACGCGGCAGGGATGTACGATCTAGTCGATGACGCGGTGGCTGCCGTCCGCTTTTTGAAAAACCAACCGGGCATCGACCCGGAGCGCATCTACGTGCTCGGCCACAGCGAAGGCGCGATTCTCGCCCCGCAATTGTTCGAGCGTGAAGCGGTCAAAGGGCTGCTCCTCCTCTCCGGCATCGCCGAATCGCTGAAAGTCACCGTCGCTCGCCAAAATGACATGGCCTTCACCGAACTTGCCAAGATGTCCGGATGGAAGGGCTTCCTGATCCGCCTGTTCAAAGTGGCCGACAAAGGACGCAAAGATAGCGACAAGACGGTCGCAAAGCTTACCAACTCCACGACCGACACGATCCGCATCAAAGGGGTCAAAGTAAACGCCAAGTGGTTCCGCGAACATTACGCGTATGATATTTGCAATACCTTGCCCCATGTGAGCTGCCCGACGCTGGTCGTCACTGGAAGCAAAGACATCCAAGTCCTGCCCGAGCACGCCGAAACGATCGCTTCTCTCGTCTCCGGCCCGAGCGAATGGCATCTCATCCCCGACCTCCACCACCTCCTGCGCAAAGATGCGGGGGAACCATCGATGCTCGGCCTGAAAGCAACGTACAAAAAAGCGGTGCAACTGCCGATCGACAAAGAGCTGCTCGACCTGATCAACGATTGGCTACAACGCCAAGAACGAGCGGAGTCATAG
- a CDS encoding MFS transporter produces MSSLSAGLGSLFSNRNFRNLWFGQTISSFGDVVYSISISWYVFEQTGSSMHVALLLVATFLPEVIFGMFLGALADRWNRKLLMQIADLFQFTATALLALSFWFGTFALWQIYLVSICLSLGKSLFSSSLTAWLPEIVEKEQLLRANSLMSTSKQVNRLFGATVGGILIAWAGAIVTIAIDSLTFLVSLGFLMMVRYRVSESLDRKTSDTSIWADIKVGLRWMSKQPIILLLVVIGMISNVALGPTNVLPPMYIQVEMQSDASALGLFDAAIGLGLLLGGILIGVVSPQRIGRWFIGGLGIQGLGMMLVALAPALPVACIGNFCIGFAVMMSALPLGTLIQVLTPSAMRGRVGSVMSIGLSLAIPITYGGIGVLAAQIGSRMTYVLGGGLLLSCVLLGILNPRLRGYSLNQAPVSTPTVEQSA; encoded by the coding sequence ATGTCCTCACTTTCTGCTGGATTGGGCAGCCTATTTAGCAACCGGAATTTTCGAAATCTTTGGTTTGGACAGACTATCTCCTCTTTCGGCGATGTCGTGTACAGCATTTCGATTTCGTGGTACGTGTTTGAACAAACAGGCTCGTCCATGCATGTGGCACTATTACTCGTTGCAACCTTTTTGCCTGAAGTGATCTTTGGCATGTTCCTCGGAGCCCTTGCTGACCGCTGGAATCGGAAGTTGCTGATGCAGATCGCAGATCTGTTTCAATTTACAGCAACCGCTTTGCTTGCCCTCTCCTTTTGGTTCGGCACATTTGCACTGTGGCAGATCTATCTGGTATCGATTTGCTTATCGCTAGGAAAGTCACTTTTCTCCAGCTCACTCACTGCATGGCTACCTGAAATCGTTGAAAAGGAGCAGTTGCTGCGCGCCAATTCTCTCATGTCTACATCCAAGCAGGTCAACCGCTTGTTCGGCGCAACGGTCGGAGGGATCCTGATCGCTTGGGCGGGCGCTATTGTCACAATTGCGATCGATTCACTTACCTTTTTGGTCTCCTTGGGATTTCTCATGATGGTACGGTACCGAGTGAGTGAATCACTCGATCGGAAGACATCTGACACCTCGATTTGGGCCGATATCAAGGTAGGCCTCCGCTGGATGAGCAAGCAGCCGATCATCCTCCTGCTCGTCGTGATCGGGATGATCAGCAATGTGGCACTCGGGCCGACCAACGTGCTACCCCCGATGTATATTCAGGTGGAAATGCAGTCGGATGCCAGTGCGTTGGGTTTGTTCGATGCTGCGATCGGACTTGGTTTATTACTCGGCGGTATTTTGATCGGTGTAGTTTCCCCGCAAAGAATTGGCAGATGGTTTATCGGCGGTCTCGGAATACAGGGGCTAGGCATGATGCTCGTAGCACTAGCTCCTGCGCTGCCAGTCGCTTGCATCGGTAACTTCTGTATCGGCTTTGCGGTGATGATGTCAGCCTTGCCACTCGGAACGCTGATTCAAGTGCTGACACCTTCTGCCATGCGAGGTCGGGTTGGTAGCGTAATGTCGATCGGTCTATCCTTGGCCATCCCGATCACTTACGGGGGGATTGGCGTTTTGGCTGCGCAGATCGGATCGAGAATGACGTATGTCCTTGGCGGTGGTCTCTTGCTAAGCTGCGTACTGCTAGGCATCCTCAACCCGCGATTGCGAGGCTACAGCCTAAACCAAGCTCCTGTCTCTACTCCAACCGTTGAACAAAGCGCCTAA
- a CDS encoding response regulator transcription factor, translated as MIKILITDDDPHIRELIKHYLQKAGFHTLEAQNGVEALRLVEQELPDLIVLDIMMPQMDGYEFCHTIKQEYDLPILMVTAKSESEQKIKGFQLGTDDYLVKPFDPLELVMRVKALLKRYRINASQTLRIGDVQIDSLTYEVVSSDQRIALPPKEFELLYKLAGYPGQIFTRAQLIESIWGLDYEGDDRTVDVHVKRLRERLQPLVTAFKISTVRGLGYRLEVNS; from the coding sequence ATGATCAAAATTCTCATCACCGATGATGATCCGCACATTCGCGAACTGATAAAACACTATTTGCAAAAAGCGGGCTTTCACACGCTCGAAGCGCAAAACGGCGTCGAAGCGTTGCGGCTCGTGGAACAAGAGCTTCCCGATCTGATCGTGCTCGACATCATGATGCCGCAGATGGACGGATACGAATTTTGCCACACGATCAAACAGGAGTATGACCTGCCGATCCTCATGGTCACCGCCAAAAGCGAATCGGAGCAAAAAATCAAAGGCTTTCAGCTCGGCACCGACGACTATCTCGTCAAGCCGTTCGACCCGCTGGAGTTGGTCATGCGGGTCAAGGCGCTGCTCAAGCGCTACCGTATCAACGCCTCGCAAACGCTTCGCATCGGCGATGTGCAAATCGACAGCTTGACCTATGAAGTGGTCAGCTCCGATCAACGTATCGCCTTGCCGCCCAAAGAGTTTGAACTGCTCTACAAACTGGCCGGGTACCCTGGGCAGATTTTTACGCGAGCGCAGTTGATCGAAAGCATCTGGGGGCTGGACTATGAGGGCGATGACCGCACGGTCGATGTCCATGTCAAGCGGCTTCGCGAACGGTTGCAGCCCTTGGTGACCGCTTTTAAAATCTCGACGGTGCGCGGACTTGGCTACCGCTTGGAGGTCAACTCATGA